Proteins from a genomic interval of Oryzias melastigma strain HK-1 unplaced genomic scaffold, ASM292280v2 sc00744, whole genome shotgun sequence:
- the LOC112141572 gene encoding ferroptosis suppressor protein 1 has translation MGGQVSIPEGVHVVVVGGGFGGIAAAQQLKSHGVPFTLIDMREAFHHNVAGLRASVQPGFAQRTFIPFAKTFGSSFVQGRVENVDPERQVVILQGGREIKYSHLILCTGTDGPFPGKCHSESSLEASVQKYEDLLGQIQEADSILVVGGGSTGVEMAAEIKTEYPDKKVVLIHSRIGLADPELLSSVRQQAKEVLLEKGVELLLGQKVNELSELQLNKTQKNMQVSTDKGETLTTDLIISCTGLRINSAAYSSALMSSMTDSGALKVNQHLQVHGFSNIFAVGDCSDTKEPQTAYAAGLHAAVAVTNILNSLRGAELTEYRPGNVSMLLAMGHNDGVGQFVGYRLPRFLVALGKSRDLLLWKSWKEMQQTQP, from the exons ATGGGAGGGCAGGTCTCCATACCAGAGGGGGTCCAcgtggtggtggtgggcggaggaTTCGGCGGCATTGCGGCGGCGCAGCAGCTGAAGTCTCACGGCGTTCCTTTCACCCTGATCGACATGAGGGAGGCGTTTCATCACAACGTGGCCGGGCTCAGAGCGTCCGTGCAGCCGG GTTTTGCTCAGAGGACCTTCATCCCGTTTGCCAAGACGTTTGGATCCAGTTTCGTTCAGGGCCGCGTGGAGAATGTGGACCCGGAGCGGCAGGTGGTGATCCTGCAGGGTGGGAGG GAAATAAAGTATTCCCACCTCATCCTGTGCACCGGCACCGACGGTCCGTTTCCTGGGAAGTGCCACTCCGAGTCGTCGCTGGAAGCCAGCGTGCAGAAATACGAGGATCTGCTCGGACAG ATCCAGGAGGCAGACTCGATTCTAGTGGTTGGAGGCGGGTCGACCGGCGTGGAGATGGCTGCTGAAATCAAGACGGAGTATCCGGACAAGAAG GTGGTTCTGATCCACTCCAGAATAGGACTGGCGGACCCAGAGTTGTTGTCTAGCGTCAGACAGCAGGCCAAAGAGGTTCTGCTGGAGAAGggggtggagctgctgctgg GTCAGAAAGTAAACGAGCTGTCGGAGCTGCAGCTCAACAAGACCCAGAAGAACATGCAGGTGAGCACAGACAAAGGTGAGACGCTGACCACCGACCTGATCATCTCCTGCACCGGACTCAGGATCAACTCAGCCGCCTACAGCTCTGCTCTCA TGAGCAGCATGACTGACAGTGGAGCTCTGAAGGTCAACCAGCACCTGCAGGTCCACGGATTCTCCAACATCTTTGCTGTCGGCGACTGCAGCGACACCAAGGAGCCCCAGACGGCGTACGCCGCGGGGCTCCACGCCGCTGTTGCCGTCACCAACATCCTCAACAGTCTgaggggggcggagcttacAGAGTACCGCCCAG GTAACGTCAGCATGCTGCTGGCGATGGGCCACAACGATGGCGTGGGTCAGTTCGTCGGCTACAGGCTGCCCCGCTTCCTCGTGGCTCTGGGGAAGAGCCGCGACCTGCTGCTGTGGAAGAGTTGGAAGGAGATGCAACAGACCCAGCCCTAA